A genomic stretch from Vulpes lagopus strain Blue_001 chromosome 11, ASM1834538v1, whole genome shotgun sequence includes:
- the COMMD9 gene encoding COMM domain-containing protein 9, translated as MAALTAEGFAALQSLLKASSKDVVRQLCQESFPSSALGSEKLLDMTCSSLSVTQEEAEQLLQALHRLTRLAVFRDLSSAEAILALFPENFHQNLKNLLTKIILEHVSTWRTEAQANQISLPRLVDLDWRVDVKTSSDSISRMAVPTCLLQMKIQEDPSLCGDKPSISAVTVELSKETLDTMLDGLGRIRDQLSAVANK; from the exons ATGGCCGCGTTGACAGCGGAGGGTTTTGCCGCGCTCCAGAGCCTGCTGAAG GCCTCCTCAAAAGATGTTGTCAGACAGCTGTGCCAAGAGAGCTTTCCCAGTTCAGCCCTTGGCTCAGAAAAACTCTTGGATATGACGTGCTCCAGCTTGTCTGTGACCCAGGAGGAAGCAGAGCAA CTGCTCCAAGCTCTGCACCGCCTCACCAGGCTGGCGGTGTTCCGTGACCTGTCCTCTGCTGAGGCGATCCTGGCTCTCTTTCCTGAAAATTTCCACCAGAACCTCAAAAACCTGCTGACGAAAATCATCCTAGAACATGT CTCTACTTGGCGAACTGAAGCCCAAGCAAATCAGA TCTCGCTGCCGCGCCTGGTCGACCTGGACTGGAGAGTGGATGTCAAGACCTCCTCCGACAGCATCAGCCGCATGGCCGTCCCTACCTGCCTGCTCCAGATGAAG ATCCAGGAAGATCCTAGTCTGTGTGGAGACAAGCCCTCTATCTCGGCTGTCACCGTGGAGCTGAGTAAGGAGACGCTGGACACTATGCTCGACGGCCTAGGCCGCATCCGCGACCAGCTTTCCGCGGTGGCCAACAAATAA